The following DNA comes from Thermoflexus sp..
TGCGGATCTGGGCTTCCTCCAGGCGGGCGACGCGTTCTTCGGTGCGGGCCTGGGCTTCGGCGAGGCGGGCGAGGGCTTCCTCGACGCGGGCGAGGCGCTCTTCAGTGCGGGCCTGGGCTTCGATCAGGCGGGCCAGGGTGGCCTCGGTGCGGGCCTGGGCTTCGATCAGGCGGGCCAGGGTTTCCTCCAGCGATCGGTGGTCCATGGCGAGCTGATTCACTTCCCCCCGCAGCCTGCCGATGTTTTCCTCCAGGACCTCGATCAGCCGGCGCAGATCCGCTGTGCCCCGTTCCCCGCGAGCGGCCAGATGATCCAGGGCCCTCAGGATCGTCTCTACCGCCGCTTCCTCAAATACCCTGCGGAGGATCGCTCGCAGCGTTTCCTGTTCTTCACGGGTAAGCGTCTGCATGCAGGTGGCCCTCGCGCGCAGATTCAGGATTAGTTTACCACATCGGGATTGAGGGGGGAAGAAGCGGCGAGGGCTTCGGCGGCCCGGATCCGTTTCCCCAGCGCCGGATGGGTGGAGAGAATCCATTCCACCCACGGCTCCGGATCCAGCTCCGCCAGATTCTGTTCCCCCAGCTTCCGCAGGGCGGCCGCCAGGGCGTCTGGCCGCCCGCACAGGCGGATGGCCTCCCGGTCCGCTTCCCATTCCCGCCAGCGGGACCAGGCGTTCATCGGGATCATCCCGATGAGACCGAAGAGCAGCGCGCCGATGGCCAGCACGGGCAGGCTGGATGGGTGATCCAGGCGAGGGAGGCCCAGGATCCGGAGCCCCAGGGGCAGCCATTGGGCCCCCAGGAAAAAGCCCGCCAGGCCGATCAGGCTCTCCAGGGCCAGGCCCAGCGGGATGTCCCGATGGAGATGATGGGCCAGCTCATGGGCCAGGATCGCCTCGATCTCCTCGGGGGTATAGCGCTGGAGCATCGTGTCCCCGATGACGATCCGACGGGTTGGGCCCAGACCCATTAGCCCCGCGTTGGCCGCCCGGGTCCGGCGACTCATGTCGATCACATAGGCGCCCCGCACCCGGGTGCCGGCCCGCTGGGCCAGGCGGGCCAGCCGCCCGGCGAGCTCGGGATCCTGGAGGGGCTGGAACCGGTAGAACAGGGGGGCCAAGAGCACAGGGGCGAGCTGGGCCAGCACAACGGTGAAGCCGATCCAGGCGGCTCCCACGGGGAGCCACCAGGTGTGAGGCCAGCGCCGGAAGGCGAGATAGAGCCCGCCGATCAGAGGCAGGCCGATGGCGGCGCTGATCCCCCCGGCTTTGAGGTAATCGAGGAACCACGCGGCGCGCGTCTGGGTGGAGAGGCCGAAACGGTGGGGGAGGAGGAACCCGCTGTAGAAATCGAGGGGGAAGGAGAGCAAGGCCCATCCCCCTCCGAACAGGAAGGCCATCCCCATCGCGTCCAGCGGGGACGGGAGGCGGCGGGCCAGGGCCTCGCCGAGGCCGAGGGCCAGGCCGCTTCCCAGCCAGGCCATGGCGTAGGCGGCGAACAGGGCCATCTCCGCCGCCCACAGGCGACGACGCAGCCGGGCGTAACGCCGGGCCTGCTCCTCCCGGTCCATCGCCTGCTCCCCGGATCAGCGCTCCGGCTTCAGGATGACCACGGTGCCCGGATAGAGGGAGCGGAAGCGCTCGGCGTCGGCCTCCGTGCCGGCCACCCCGGCCCCGTAGTGCATGGGGATGGCGACCTTCGGCCGGATGGCCGCGGCGGCCTGGGCGGCCTCCTCCGCCGTCATCACGTAAGTCCCGCTGACGGGGAGCAGGGCGATATCGCAGCGGATCTCCTTCATCTCGGGGATGAAGTCCGTGTCCCCGGCGAAGTAGAGGCGTTCCCCCTCAATGGTGAGGACGAACCCCAGCCCGCCGGCTTCCCGGGGGTGGAAGCGTTTGTTGATGTTGTAGGCCGGCACCGCTTCGATCTCCACGCCCTTCACGGAGAGGCGCTCGCCGGGGCGCATGGCCTGGGCGCCTTTGATTTTGGCGGCCGCTGCCGGGCTGCCGATGATCACGGTGTCCGGCTGGCGGAGCCGGTTGATGTCCTCCGGAGAGCAATGATCGAAGTGCTCGTGGCTGATCAGGATAAGATCCGCTTTCGGCGCGTCCGCAGGGACCTGCCAGGGATCCAGGTAGATCACCGGCGGTCCATCGATGCGGAAGGCGTCATGACCCAGCCAGTGGATCCGGCTCAACAGGCGAGGGCGCGTTTCCATGGGGAAC
Coding sequences within:
- a CDS encoding M48 family metallopeptidase, which produces MDREEQARRYARLRRRLWAAEMALFAAYAMAWLGSGLALGLGEALARRLPSPLDAMGMAFLFGGGWALLSFPLDFYSGFLLPHRFGLSTQTRAAWFLDYLKAGGISAAIGLPLIGGLYLAFRRWPHTWWLPVGAAWIGFTVVLAQLAPVLLAPLFYRFQPLQDPELAGRLARLAQRAGTRVRGAYVIDMSRRTRAANAGLMGLGPTRRIVIGDTMLQRYTPEEIEAILAHELAHHLHRDIPLGLALESLIGLAGFFLGAQWLPLGLRILGLPRLDHPSSLPVLAIGALLFGLIGMIPMNAWSRWREWEADREAIRLCGRPDALAAALRKLGEQNLAELDPEPWVEWILSTHPALGKRIRAAEALAASSPLNPDVVN
- a CDS encoding MBL fold metallo-hydrolase encodes the protein METRPRLLSRIHWLGHDAFRIDGPPVIYLDPWQVPADAPKADLILISHEHFDHCSPEDINRLRQPDTVIIGSPAAAAKIKGAQAMRPGERLSVKGVEIEAVPAYNINKRFHPREAGGLGFVLTIEGERLYFAGDTDFIPEMKEIRCDIALLPVSGTYVMTAEEAAQAAAAIRPKVAIPMHYGAGVAGTEADAERFRSLYPGTVVILKPER